The Chelonoidis abingdonii isolate Lonesome George chromosome 9, CheloAbing_2.0, whole genome shotgun sequence genome has a segment encoding these proteins:
- the GET4 gene encoding Golgi to ER traffic protein 4 homolog isoform X2, with the protein MAAAMMAAAEQEASKGGGGRNRGGVQRVEGKLRASVEKGEYYEAHQMYRTLFFRYMSQGKHVEARELMYSGALLFFRHSQQNSAADLSMLVLESLEKSDAKVTDELLENLAKVFSLMDPNSPERVAFVSRALKWSSGGSGKLGHPKLHQLLAITLWKEQNYCESRYHFLHSTDGEGCANMLVEYSSSRGYRSEVDMFVAQAVLQFLCLKNKTSASVVFTTYTQKHPSIEKGPPFVQPLLNFIWFLLLAVDGGKLTVFTVLCEQYQPSLKRDPMYNEYLDRIGQLFFGVPPKQTSSYGGLLGNLLNSLMGTGEDDDAEDGQEDSSPIELD; encoded by the exons ATGGCGGCGGCGATGATGGCGGCAGCGGAGCAGGAGGCCTCGAAGGGCGGCGGCGGGCGGAACCGCGGTGGGGTGCAGCGGGTGGAGGGGAAGCTCCGCGCCAGCGTGGAGAAGGGCGAATACTACGAGGCGCACCAGATGTACCGGACCCTCTTCTTCAG gtATATGTCCCAAGGCAAACACGTAGAAGCAAGAGAACTGATGTATTCAGGGGCACTGTTGTTCTTTAGGCACAGCCAA CAAAACAGTGCTGCTGATCTGTCCATGCTGGTTTTAGAGTCCTTAGAGAAATCGGACGCAAAAGTAACAGATGAACTACTAG AAAACTTGGCAAAAGTGTTTAGTTTGATGGATCCAAATTCTCCTGAAAGAGTAGCTTTCGTGTCTAGAGCACTGAAATGGTCCAGTGGTGGATCAGGGAAACTCGGTCATCCGAAACTACATCAGTTATTAGCCATCACGTTGTGGAAAG AGCAAAACTATTGTGAATCTCGGTATCACTTCTTGCACTCCACAGATGGCGAAGGATGTGCTAATATGCTAGTAGAATATTCATCGTCCAGAGGATATCGCAGTGAGGTGGACATGTTTGTAGCTCAGGCAGTCTTACA ATTTCtctgcttaaaaaataaaaccagtgcATCAGTGGTTTTTACGACATATACACAGAAACATCCTTCAATAGAAAAGGGGCCTCCATTTGTACAACCATTGCTAAATTTCATCTGGTTTCTGTTACTGGCTGTTGATgg AGGAAAACTAACAGTATTTACAGTATTGTGTGAACAGTATCAACCTTCACTGAAAAGAGATCCTATGTATAATGAG TACCTAGATAGAATAGGACAGCTCTTCTTTGGAGTTCCACCCAAGCAGACGTCATCCTATGGAGGATTACTAG GAAATCTTTTAAACAGTCTGATGGGAACTGGGGAAGATGATGATGCAGAAGATGGTCAAGAAGATAGCAGTCCTATTGAACttgattga
- the GET4 gene encoding Golgi to ER traffic protein 4 homolog isoform X1 produces MAAAMMAAAEQEASKGGGGRNRGGVQRVEGKLRASVEKGEYYEAHQMYRTLFFRYMSQGKHVEARELMYSGALLFFRHSQQNSAADLSMLVLESLEKSDAKVTDELLGATSIISTVIDLSAALMDSGFLSSQCGDLCIACGSAILSKKLCLSENLAKVFSLMDPNSPERVAFVSRALKWSSGGSGKLGHPKLHQLLAITLWKEQNYCESRYHFLHSTDGEGCANMLVEYSSSRGYRSEVDMFVAQAVLQFLCLKNKTSASVVFTTYTQKHPSIEKGPPFVQPLLNFIWFLLLAVDGGKLTVFTVLCEQYQPSLKRDPMYNEYLDRIGQLFFGVPPKQTSSYGGLLGNLLNSLMGTGEDDDAEDGQEDSSPIELD; encoded by the exons ATGGCGGCGGCGATGATGGCGGCAGCGGAGCAGGAGGCCTCGAAGGGCGGCGGCGGGCGGAACCGCGGTGGGGTGCAGCGGGTGGAGGGGAAGCTCCGCGCCAGCGTGGAGAAGGGCGAATACTACGAGGCGCACCAGATGTACCGGACCCTCTTCTTCAG gtATATGTCCCAAGGCAAACACGTAGAAGCAAGAGAACTGATGTATTCAGGGGCACTGTTGTTCTTTAGGCACAGCCAA CAAAACAGTGCTGCTGATCTGTCCATGCTGGTTTTAGAGTCCTTAGAGAAATCGGACGCAAAAGTAACAGATGAACTACTAG GAGCGACAAGTATTATCAGCACAGTAATTGACCTCTCCGCCGCTTTGATGGACAGCGGCTTCCTATCCAGTCAGTGTGGTGATCTGTGCATTGCCTGCGGGTCGGCCATTTTGTCAAAGAAACTTTGCTTGTCGG AAAACTTGGCAAAAGTGTTTAGTTTGATGGATCCAAATTCTCCTGAAAGAGTAGCTTTCGTGTCTAGAGCACTGAAATGGTCCAGTGGTGGATCAGGGAAACTCGGTCATCCGAAACTACATCAGTTATTAGCCATCACGTTGTGGAAAG AGCAAAACTATTGTGAATCTCGGTATCACTTCTTGCACTCCACAGATGGCGAAGGATGTGCTAATATGCTAGTAGAATATTCATCGTCCAGAGGATATCGCAGTGAGGTGGACATGTTTGTAGCTCAGGCAGTCTTACA ATTTCtctgcttaaaaaataaaaccagtgcATCAGTGGTTTTTACGACATATACACAGAAACATCCTTCAATAGAAAAGGGGCCTCCATTTGTACAACCATTGCTAAATTTCATCTGGTTTCTGTTACTGGCTGTTGATgg AGGAAAACTAACAGTATTTACAGTATTGTGTGAACAGTATCAACCTTCACTGAAAAGAGATCCTATGTATAATGAG TACCTAGATAGAATAGGACAGCTCTTCTTTGGAGTTCCACCCAAGCAGACGTCATCCTATGGAGGATTACTAG GAAATCTTTTAAACAGTCTGATGGGAACTGGGGAAGATGATGATGCAGAAGATGGTCAAGAAGATAGCAGTCCTATTGAACttgattga